The Thermotoga caldifontis AZM44c09 genomic interval CCTGGTCATGCGCAGACTCTTTTCAAATTCCCACCTCTGGAAAAGATAGTCAACCAGCGCCAGAGCCAGCATCGCTATGGCACAGCGCAGCATCAACGTGCCAACGAGGTCTGCGAGGTACCAGACCGAAGCGTGCGGTTCGACATCGGAAAGCTGGGGCAATTCGCTGTAACGCTGCTTGATCAAGCTGTACGACACGTAGCCCACGATGGCAAGTTTGACGGCCGCCTTGAAAAGTTCAAAGAGATTTCTTAAAGAGAACATTCTTTTCAAGCCCTCGATCGGGTTGATCCTGTTCAGGTCAAACTTCAACGGTTTGAAAGAGAACAAGAACTTCGTCTGCAGGGCACCTGCGATAATGCTTACCAGCGCCACGATGGACATCAGAAGGATCAGAAGAACGAGGGGATCTCTAAAGAGATGGAATACAAAACTCGATAACGTTTCTCCGTCCATGGTTTCGAGTGAGAAGAAAGGCACGGACGCGTTCATCAATGTTCTGCTGAGCTGCGGCAGAAGGAGTTTCAAAGCGATGGTCGCGGCGAGAAAACTTAGTGCCATGTTCAACTCACGCGATACTGCTACCTGACCTTCCTCTCTCGCCTTTCTTCTGCGCCTCGGGGTGGGTTTCTCGGTCCTGTCCGGATCGGCAAAAAGTTGCAGATCGATGTTCATCGGCTCATGAAAAACTCTATGAAATTGATCGTTTTCTCTGCCAACTGGGCGCTCATCTCTGCCCATATACCTATCATTCCCACCATCAAGAGCATACCAACGAGTACCTTCAAAGGCAAGCCCACCATGAACACGTTCATCTGAGGAATCAATCGGGACAGAATGCCCAGCGCTACTGAAACGATCAGCATGAATCCGATCAGGGGCATACCGAACTTGAACGCGACTACGAAGCTCTCAGAAATTTTGTTGATGATGGCGTCCAGAAAGTTCAATCCTTCCAGAGAATCCGTGAGTGAAAAGTGCTTGAACGAATCGACGATCGCTTGATAAACGAGCAAATGTCCCTTTATCGTGACGAAGACAAACAGACCGATCGTGTACAGCAGTTCCCCATGCAGTGGTACTTCTTCACGCTGCGGGTCGAACACGGAAGACATGGCGTACCCCATCTGTGTACCGAAAACCTCTCCAGCCAGGCTCAGGCCGGAAAGTGGTAGCAGCGCCAGAAATCCCACCACCAGACCGTAGAGGTAATTGTTGAGCATCGCGAGCACGAGCGATAGAACCGGAACGTCTAAAGGAACTACCTGTTGCAGCGCTGGTACCACCAGCCAGCTCAAGAATACGGCAAGAAGCGCCTTCACCTGCACAGGTAGAAACCAGTCTCCAAAGAAAGGCGCAACCGTGAACATCCCGGCTATCCTGGTCAGAGCCAGCGCCCAGACGAGGAATTTCTCCTGAACGAATTCGTACAGGTTCAGATCATATCATCCCCATGAATCTTTCCATGACTTCCTGTGTGTATTCGACGAGCTTTTGAAGCATCCACGAACCGAGCAACATGATGGTGAGGAAGGTCAGAATGATCTTTGGGGCAAAGGTCAGCGTTTGTTCGTGTATCTGTGTGGCTGCTTGTAGCACACCGATGATCAAACCTGCGATCAGGCTCACCAGCAAGGGTGGAGTTATCAAGATCAGTATGAGCTCGATACCTTCTTTGACCACATCGACAAAAACGTCTATCGTCAAGAGAATCACCTCGCAAAGCTTCTGATCAGACCGGCAACCAGCAGGTCCCAACCGTTCACGGCAACGAACAACAGAACTTTGAACGGTAGAGAGATCAGCACGGGTGGGATCATGATCATACCCATCGAAAGAAGTACGCTCGCAACGACCATATCTATCACGATGAAGGGTATGTAGAGCAGAATACCCATCTTGAAACCGATCTCCAGTTCACCCAGCACGAAGGCGGGTATGATCACAGTGTTTGGAGCTTCCTCTATTCGGTCCAGTTTCAGACCAACGTTGGAAGCGAGCAAGAAAACGTTGTCTTCGTTGTGATGATTCTTCAGTTCGTTGATCATGAACTGTCTCACACGGTTCATCGTTCGGTCGAACATTTCTTGATAACCTATTTTGCCGTTCAGGTACGGCGTGAGGGCGTTGTTGTAGATGTCGTTCCACACCGGTTGCATTATGAAGAAGGTCAGGAACAGGGCAAGACCGATGAGTACCTGGTTGGGTGGAGTTTGTCTGGTACCGAGCGCGTTTCTCAGAAACGAAAAGACGACGATGATGCGTGTGAAGGAGGTGAACAGAACGAGTATGCTCGGAGCGAGTGTGAGAACAGTCAGTATGAGGAGTATCTCAAGTGTGACGACCAGATCGCGCTGGTTCTGCGGGGGGGAAACTCTTATACTTATCGATGGAAAGGGCACTTCCTCCTGTGCGTAAGAGAGGCTCGCGAGTAGGAATAAGAGCAAGATCAACCATTTCTTCATTCTCTATCTTCCCTGTCACGCTGTTGCATTCTTGAAAGCTTTTTGAAAAAGACCTTCGAAAAAGACTCTTTCGCCTCTATGCGGCTGATTTCTTGCTCTGATAGTTTCTTCAGCACGCTGCAACTGGAATGCGAAACCAGAAGATAGTAATACTCGTCCAGTACTCTGACCAAAACTATAGATGTATTCCTGTCGATGTAGTGTCTCTGGAGCACTTGAACGTCCTTTGAAAAAGCGAAAGGAACGCGTCTTCTCACAAGGATGTACATCACATAAAGCAAACCGATCAGAATGCCTAAGGCAAGAAGGAATTGAAGTACCAGCTTGCTTATCTTCCCACACCCTCAACTCAGTTTTTGTAAGGCTTCGATCACCCTACTGTGCTGGAAGGGCTTCACGATGAAGTCTTTTGCCCCGGCCTGGATCGCCTCGATGACCATCGCCTGTTGACCCATGGCGCTGCACACGATGATCTTTGCGTTCGGGTCGAATTCTCTAATCTTCTTGATCGCAGTGATACCGTCCATTTCAGGCATCGTTATGTCCATGGTGACAACGTCGGGTTTCAACTCTTTGTACTTTTCAACCGCTTCAACACCGTTGGCCGCTTCTCCAACGACCTCGTAGCCAGCTTTCGTGATTATGTCTTTCAAAAGCATCCTCATGAAAGCAGCATCATCTACTATGAGCACTCTCTTTGCCATTCCGTTAACCTCCCCGCACTCTTTAAGAAGACATTGTCAATTCTTCGAGAATCTTTCCCAGGTTGAGGTGAACTATCAACTGCTCCCCTCTCTTGATGATCCCCTTGGACTTTTCACCAAAGCTCTCGAACCTGTGGATCTTTTCTACATCTTCACTTTTCACTCTCATCACACCTCTGACTCTTTCGACCAGGAATCCCGTCTCGATGTCTTCGTAGTTCACCACAACGATTTTTCCCTGTGAGCCGTTTTCAAGGGTCAAACCGAGTGTGGAAGCGAGGTCTATGACCGGTACGATCCGTCCCCTCAGGTTCATGACTCCGAGAACGTTCTTCTTAGCACGCGGAACGGGTGTTATATCCGTTTTCTCTATCACAATGCTTACGTGTTCCACGTCGAACGCCATCTCTTGACCGCCAACACTGAAAACGAAGACCTCGAATTCCGAAAGGTCAGCCATGCTTTCCCTCCTCAGACGATGTTTGATACATCGAGTATCAAGGCTATGCTTCCGTCACCGAGTATGGCACCTCCACTGAATATTCTCACGTCGTTGAAGATCTTTCCGAGAGACTTTATCACGATGTCTTCCTGGCCTATCAGCGAATCGACAACGAGGCCATATTTTCTGTTTCCAACGCGCACGATCACCGTGTTGTAATAAGGTTCTTCCCTGTGACCATCGAGGCCGAAGATTTCCCACAACTTGACCAGGGGGATTATCTCGCCACGTATGACCGTGACGAGTTTGTTCTGCAGTTTCTGCACCTTGTCCAACGGAACGTTGAGGGTGCTGTCTATGTTCGCGATTGGAATGGCATAAACGTAGTTGTTGACCGTGACGAGCAGCGCCTGAATTATCGCCAGTGTCAGCGGTAATCTTATGGTCACTGTCGTTCCTCTATCTTTGACACTCTCTATCTTCACTGTCCCGTTCAAAGACTCGACGACACTCCTCACTACATCCATTCCCACGCCCCTGCCAGAGAGCTCGGTAGCTTGAGACTTCGTCGAGAACCCTGGCAGGAAAAGGAATTCGTAGACTTTTTCATCTGGCAGACTCTCCGCTTGGGCTTCACTTATCAAACCCTTTTCTATCGCTTTTCTGAGCACGGCTGCTCTGTCGATCCCTCTTCCGTCATCCTTCACTTCGATGACCACGTTGTTGCCCTCATGGCGCGCCGACAAAATCACCGTGCCCACAGGAGGTTTACCTTTCGCGATACGTTCTTCTTTGGTTTCTATCCCGTGATCTATCGCGTTCCGCAGCAAATGTACGAGCGGTTCACCGATGTCTTCAACGAAGGTTCTGTCAAGTTCAGTATCTTCTCCTTCGATGATGAAGTTTATCTCCTTGGAAAGTTGCTTCGCCAGATCGCGAACCATTCGAGGGAATCTGTTGAAAACGAAGGCTATTGGAACCATCCTGATCTTCATGACCACGTTCTGCAGATCCAAGGTGATTCGGTTCAACTGTGAGAGGCTCTCGTCCACTTCTTTTATGTTGTACTTCCTGAGCGTGTCCGAGATCCGGCTTCTCGCTATAACCAGTTCACCCATCAGGTTCATCAGTGTATCCAGCTTATCGATGTCCACACGAACCGTTTGAACGAGCCTTCTTCTTTGGGACACCTTTTGTTCCGGTTCTTTTTCCCCGACAGTCTCAAGCCGTGTGGGTATTTCCCGTTTTTCTTCTTCAGTTTTTGTTTCTTGCGCTTTCATCAGCGGCACCACTGTCACTCTGTCAATTTCTGATATAGAAATTATCGTCTTGTGCAAGGCTTCAGCGTCCTGCTTGCTGATCACCACGAGCTCGACTTCTCTGTCGAATTTTTCCTGCTCTATGTCTTCCACCGGTGGAACGCTGCTCAGGATCTGTCCACCCGAGTCTTCTATGGCTTTGAATACCATGTACATCCTGACAGCTTTCATGAGCGTTCCTTCCGCAAGCGTAACTTTCAATCTGAACGCGTTGTAACCTTCCTTCGATGCTTCTTCTATGACTTTCTTCACCGAGTCGTTCAGAACTTGAGATTCTTTCTTTTCTTCAGCAGGCAGTGTTTTCTCTTCAGACTTTACAACTTTTTCCTCCGGTACAACCTCGAACGAATTCATCAAGTTTTTCAAATCTTCTTCGTTCACCTGATCGCTACCACTCGATGCGATGCTGTTCACCATTTTATCCACCGTGTCGACACCCGCAAACAATCTGTCGAGCAGTTCTGAAGTCAGTCTGACTTTCCTGGACCTCACTTTGTCCAAAAGCTGCTCCATCTTGTGGCACAGCTTCGACATGTTCTCAAAACCCATGGTACCGGCCATGCCCTTCAACGTGTGCAAGGCCCTGAACGTTTCATTTATGGTTTCCTCATCTTCGGGATTCTTCTCGAGTTTCAGCAAGGAATCGTTGAGACTTTGAACGTATTCTCTACTTTCATCGATGAAAATGCTGAGATATTGTTCGTTCATACGGATTCCTCCTGGTTTTCTTTATCAAACTATATCATACCACGCACGCGGATCAACAATAAAAACAGTGCGTGCGTCGCGACCCTGGCTCTGAAGATGTTTCTTTCTTGAGGGTAAAAGATTTTTTCGACGGTGTCTTTTTGACCGTCCGTGACGCAAAAATATGCTGTTCCGACGGGCTTCTCCTCGCTTCCGCCGGTTGGCCCCGCAATGCCAGAGACTGCGACCGCCAGATCGCTGTTTGTGAGTTTCTTAACACCGTGTGCCATTTCCACAACGCACCGTTCACTGACTGCCCCGAATCGTTCGATCGTTTCTTCAGGAACGTTAAGCGTTTTGATCTTTACTGAGTTGTCGTACGCCACGATTCCACCGACGAAAACTTGCGAAGCTCCGGGCACGGAAACCATCTTCGAGCAAACCAGACCACCGGTGCACGATTCTGCAACCGAGAAAGTCAGCTTCCTACTCTTCAGTTCTTCGAACAGCGCTTTCTCTACGCTGGTCTCACCATAACCTATGAAATTCAGCCGGAACTTCTCCACGAGTTTCTGTGAAAGCTTCTGTGCCTCGTCGAAACAATCCAAAGGTGCGGTGAGCCTTATCCACACGCCCTCACCGAAGGACGCCTGCGTAGCGATCTTCACGCAACTTTTCACCGCGGCATCCGTCATGAACTGATCCAGAACCGATTCCGGAACACCAAAAAACAGCATCTTTATGGTTTTGAAATCCTGTTCTGTCTTCAACTGCTCGAGGACACTGTCCAGCATTGGCCTCATTTCCTGAGGTGGGCCAGGCAGGAGCACGATCTTTTTCCCTTCGAATTCGATCAACTGGCCGGGAGCGGTACCCACGGGGTTGGGAATGATCTGGGCGCCCTGGATCACGAGGGCCTGTCGTTCCAGGTTTTTTGGCAAGGCACTGTAATAGCGGGAAACTTTTTCATAGATCTTCCTTTTGACCTGTTCGTCCACAATCAGCTGGCGTGACAACGAACTGGCAATCGCTTCCCGTGTTCTGTCATCCTCCGTTGGCCCCAGGCCCCCGCTCACTACTATGACGTCGCAACTTTTCAGCAGACGTTGTATTTCTTCTTTGATTGAGTCTTCCTCGTCATCGACACTGATCACTTTTTTGACCGTGTAGCCGTTCTCTACGAGTTTTTGGCAGATGTACTGAGCGTTGGTGTTGAGGATGATGCCTTCGACGATCTCGCTACCTATGGTCAGCACCGCCGCCGTTTTCAAACGATCCCCTCCGAATAAGGATTATACCTTTCTTTTCCTCACCGTGTTCAGCAGTGGTGGCACCAACAGCACGGAAAGTATCAACACGAACAGGACCAGCGAGATGGGACGGGTCAAGAATGGAAGAAAGTTTCCTTTGGTCTTGATCAAACCAACCCTCAGGTTGTCCTCGATCGTCCTGCCAAGGATCAACCCCAGAATCATCGGTGCAAGTGGTACTCTCAGTTTCTCGAATACATAACCTATCAGTCCGAAAACGAACATCACGTAAACATCGAACACACTGTTTCTCAATGCGTAAGAGCCTACGATGCAGAAAATCGTCACCGCGGTCATCACGAGACCTGCTTTGAGCCTCACAAACAGTGAAAACGCCTTTATTCCGAGCCAGCCTACTGGGATCAGCAGTATCTGTACCAGGATAGCAACTGTGAACAACTGTGTCACGAGATCTCTGGATTGCGTGAAGATCATGGGACCGGGTCTTAGACCATACATGAGCATCGCACCAAGTACGATCGCGGTGATCGAGTCTCCAGGTAAGCCGAACACCAGAGCAGGAATCCACGTTCCACCGATTGCAGCGTTGTTCGCACTCGTGGGTGCGATAACTCCTCGTACACTTCCTGTGCCCAGCTCTTCGTCTTTCGAGATGTTTTTCTCCACACCGTACGACACCCACGCCGCCACGTCCGCGCCAGCCCCAGGGAGGGCGCCTATGAAAGTTCCTATCAGCGCGCCACGTATGAGGGTAAACTTGTACTTCCAGATGTATCTGAACGCTTCTCTCAGGTCCGTCTTTGTTGTTTCTCGAACAGCTGAAAGTTGAAGCTGACTCCTTTCAGTTACTTTCTTGAAGACTTCAGATAATCCAAACAGACCTATCATCGCGGGTATGAAGCTCACACCGTCCATCAGATCCGTGACACCGAAAGTGAACCTCGGGTAACCCGTCGTCACGTCTATGCCGATCGTTGAAATGAGCAAACCGAGCGTGGCGGACATCAATCCTTTGATCATGTTGCCTTTACTCAGAACCGCTGCCATGCTTAGGCCGAAGATTCCAAGCCAAAAGTATTCAAAATGAGTGAACTTCAGGGCGAATTTTGCGAGCGGTGGAGAAACTGTTATGAGTATCAGAACACCTATCAAACCTCCGAGTGCAGAGCAGAAAAGGTCTAATGTGAGGGCGAGCGAAGCCTTTCCCTTCTTGTTCAGCTCGAATCCATCGAGTACTGCTGCACCGGATGCGGGAGTGCCTGGGATCCTCAGAAATGTGGCAGGGATATCACCAGCGAAGATCGCTGTGAACGAAACCCCCAGAACCATTGCGAGCCCCGCTATGGGTTTCATGTAGTAAGTGAGAGGAATTATCAGAGCGACAGCCATCGTTGCTGTCAGGCCGGGAACGGCGCCCACAAAGACTCCAAAAAACATTGACAGCAAGAGAGGAAAAAGAACATCGGGTTTCAGAACAGAAACAAGTTGCATGTTTTCACCTCAATCCTGTGAACAATATTCCTTCAGGCAGAGGGATCTTGAACAGAACGCGGAAGATTAAGTGAACAGTCAAGGCAGCCGCCAGTGAAAAGATCAAAGCTTCGTACCACCTCGACTTCAGAATAACCAATGAGAGGAAGGATAGCACGCTCAGAGCGAGGAAGGTTCCCACGAAATTGGCAAAGGGAAAGAAAAACAGAACCACCGTGCAGAACCACAAGATGTTCAGCAGACTCTTTGTATCGATTGCATGTTTCTCTTTCTTGGGCTCCTTCCTGCGCAAGAAGTATTCGACAAAAAAATATACGGCGAAGCACAGAAGGATGATTGCAAGAACTCGGGGAAAGAAGCTTGGGCCAGGTAACCGAGTTTGCCTGACCACGAAATGTGGGAACTTCCGACTGTAAAGTAGAACAAAGATTGAAATGAAAGCCAGCACGCAACCCAGTATGAAATCGTAAAATGTCATAGCGATCTACCCCTCAGGAGAAGCGATGGCCCCGAAGGGCCATCGCGGTCATTTTTGCAGGTATCCTCCGAGTTCCAGAACTCTCTTCCAGGCCTGATCCTGTTGCTTGACAAATTCGTAGAATTCTTGACCTCTCCTGATCTTAATACCAAAACCGTTCGTTTGCATGAAGTTCTTGAAAGACTCACTGTTCGCTATCTCGATGATGGCATCTTCCAGGATCTTCTTGATCTCACTCGGCGTTCCTTTCGGCACAGCGATTCCACGCCATGTACCAGCACTCCAGTTTATACCAAGTTCTTTGAGCGTTGGCACATCTGGAAACAGAGGATGACGTTCATCAGCCATCACTGCGAGCGCCCGAGCCTGACCACTCTGAATCTGCGAAACGGCCTCAGCTATGGAGCACGTCACTACATGAACGTGTCCTCCAAGAAGCTCAACCAGACCCTGCGCGGCACCCGTTGTTGGGACCCACGTGACGGCATCTGGTGAGATCCCGGCTGCATCTAACATACCAATCCTGGCAAGATCCCATATACCACCGGCTGCGGTTCCGGAGAACAGATATTTACCGGGATTCGCCTTGATGTCGTTCAGCAGATCTTGCAGCGTTTTCCAGGGTGCATCCGCTTTCACGATCACACCTGCGGGATCCTCGTTGACCTGCGCAATGTAGTCGAACGCTTCGAATGTCAGGTCAGTCAATCCCATCCAGTGCATCGTAGCAATCTCCAGGGTAACGAGTGTGAGGGTATAACCATCGGGAGCAGCGTAAGCACCGGCGGCGTGCCCGACAGCTCCTCCACCTCCAGTTTTGTTGACCACCGTGAAAGGTTGTCCGAATTTCTTTGATAACTCATCTGCGAGAAACCTGGCGAGCCTGTCGGTACCTCCACCAGCACCCCACGGACAGATGATCGTTACCGGTTTTCTGGGATAGTTCACTGCAAAGACGACAAACAGAACCGACACCAACAGCACCAACGTCAGCAACTTTTTCACCACACTCACCTCCCGCTCATTTCTCTTCTTGCCTCTCTAATGAGTTCAACAAAGCGTTTTGCCCTTTCTCTGATTTCGTCTTTGCTTCCTTTCGTCAGTCCTCCACCCACTC includes:
- a CDS encoding tripartite tricarboxylate transporter TctB family protein, which produces MTFYDFILGCVLAFISIFVLLYSRKFPHFVVRQTRLPGPSFFPRVLAIILLCFAVYFFVEYFLRRKEPKKEKHAIDTKSLLNILWFCTVVLFFFPFANFVGTFLALSVLSFLSLVILKSRWYEALIFSLAAALTVHLIFRVLFKIPLPEGILFTGLR
- a CDS encoding tripartite tricarboxylate transporter substrate binding protein — protein: MKKLLTLVLLVSVLFVVFAVNYPRKPVTIICPWGAGGGTDRLARFLADELSKKFGQPFTVVNKTGGGGAVGHAAGAYAAPDGYTLTLVTLEIATMHWMGLTDLTFEAFDYIAQVNEDPAGVIVKADAPWKTLQDLLNDIKANPGKYLFSGTAAGGIWDLARIGMLDAAGISPDAVTWVPTTGAAQGLVELLGGHVHVVTCSIAEAVSQIQSGQARALAVMADERHPLFPDVPTLKELGINWSAGTWRGIAVPKGTPSEIKKILEDAIIEIANSESFKNFMQTNGFGIKIRRGQEFYEFVKQQDQAWKRVLELGGYLQK
- the flhB gene encoding flagellar biosynthesis protein FlhB, with the protein product MNIDLQLFADPDRTEKPTPRRRRKAREEGQVAVSRELNMALSFLAATIALKLLLPQLSRTLMNASVPFFSLETMDGETLSSFVFHLFRDPLVLLILLMSIVALVSIIAGALQTKFLFSFKPLKFDLNRINPIEGLKRMFSLRNLFELFKAAVKLAIVGYVSYSLIKQRYSELPQLSDVEPHASVWYLADLVGTLMLRCAIAMLALALVDYLFQRWEFEKSLRMTRQELKEEFKEVEGNPEVKRRQREIMIRLARSRMLQKVPEADVVITNPTHVAVALQYDSENMEAPEVIAKGADEVAKKIVEIATKSGVPIVRNPQVAWELFRSCEVGEQIPPSLYRAVAEILAYVYSLR
- a CDS encoding chemotaxis protein CheA yields the protein MNEQYLSIFIDESREYVQSLNDSLLKLEKNPEDEETINETFRALHTLKGMAGTMGFENMSKLCHKMEQLLDKVRSRKVRLTSELLDRLFAGVDTVDKMVNSIASSGSDQVNEEDLKNLMNSFEVVPEEKVVKSEEKTLPAEEKKESQVLNDSVKKVIEEASKEGYNAFRLKVTLAEGTLMKAVRMYMVFKAIEDSGGQILSSVPPVEDIEQEKFDREVELVVISKQDAEALHKTIISISEIDRVTVVPLMKAQETKTEEEKREIPTRLETVGEKEPEQKVSQRRRLVQTVRVDIDKLDTLMNLMGELVIARSRISDTLRKYNIKEVDESLSQLNRITLDLQNVVMKIRMVPIAFVFNRFPRMVRDLAKQLSKEINFIIEGEDTELDRTFVEDIGEPLVHLLRNAIDHGIETKEERIAKGKPPVGTVILSARHEGNNVVIEVKDDGRGIDRAAVLRKAIEKGLISEAQAESLPDEKVYEFLFLPGFSTKSQATELSGRGVGMDVVRSVVESLNGTVKIESVKDRGTTVTIRLPLTLAIIQALLVTVNNYVYAIPIANIDSTLNVPLDKVQKLQNKLVTVIRGEIIPLVKLWEIFGLDGHREEPYYNTVIVRVGNRKYGLVVDSLIGQEDIVIKSLGKIFNDVRIFSGGAILGDGSIALILDVSNIV
- the fliP gene encoding flagellar type III secretion system pore protein FliP (The bacterial flagellar biogenesis protein FliP forms a type III secretion system (T3SS)-type pore required for flagellar assembly.), with amino-acid sequence MKKWLILLLFLLASLSYAQEEVPFPSISIRVSPPQNQRDLVVTLEILLILTVLTLAPSILVLFTSFTRIIVVFSFLRNALGTRQTPPNQVLIGLALFLTFFIMQPVWNDIYNNALTPYLNGKIGYQEMFDRTMNRVRQFMINELKNHHNEDNVFLLASNVGLKLDRIEEAPNTVIIPAFVLGELEIGFKMGILLYIPFIVIDMVVASVLLSMGMIMIPPVLISLPFKVLLFVAVNGWDLLVAGLIRSFAR
- the cheY gene encoding chemotaxis protein CheY, which produces MAKRVLIVDDAAFMRMLLKDIITKAGYEVVGEAANGVEAVEKYKELKPDVVTMDITMPEMDGITAIKKIREFDPNAKIIVCSAMGQQAMVIEAIQAGAKDFIVKPFQHSRVIEALQKLS
- a CDS encoding chemotaxis protein CheW, producing MADLSEFEVFVFSVGGQEMAFDVEHVSIVIEKTDITPVPRAKKNVLGVMNLRGRIVPVIDLASTLGLTLENGSQGKIVVVNYEDIETGFLVERVRGVMRVKSEDVEKIHRFESFGEKSKGIIKRGEQLIVHLNLGKILEELTMSS
- the fliR gene encoding flagellar biosynthetic protein FliR, which gives rise to MFTVAPFFGDWFLPVQVKALLAVFLSWLVVPALQQVVPLDVPVLSLVLAMLNNYLYGLVVGFLALLPLSGLSLAGEVFGTQMGYAMSSVFDPQREEVPLHGELLYTIGLFVFVTIKGHLLVYQAIVDSFKHFSLTDSLEGLNFLDAIINKISESFVVAFKFGMPLIGFMLIVSVALGILSRLIPQMNVFMVGLPLKVLVGMLLMVGMIGIWAEMSAQLAEKTINFIEFFMSR
- a CDS encoding flagellar biosynthetic protein FliO, yielding MRRRVPFAFSKDVQVLQRHYIDRNTSIVLVRVLDEYYYLLVSHSSCSVLKKLSEQEISRIEAKESFSKVFFKKLSRMQQRDREDRE
- a CDS encoding CinA family nicotinamide mononucleotide deamidase-related protein, with translation MKTAAVLTIGSEIVEGIILNTNAQYICQKLVENGYTVKKVISVDDEEDSIKEEIQRLLKSCDVIVVSGGLGPTEDDRTREAIASSLSRQLIVDEQVKRKIYEKVSRYYSALPKNLERQALVIQGAQIIPNPVGTAPGQLIEFEGKKIVLLPGPPQEMRPMLDSVLEQLKTEQDFKTIKMLFFGVPESVLDQFMTDAAVKSCVKIATQASFGEGVWIRLTAPLDCFDEAQKLSQKLVEKFRLNFIGYGETSVEKALFEELKSRKLTFSVAESCTGGLVCSKMVSVPGASQVFVGGIVAYDNSVKIKTLNVPEETIERFGAVSERCVVEMAHGVKKLTNSDLAVAVSGIAGPTGGSEEKPVGTAYFCVTDGQKDTVEKIFYPQERNIFRARVATHALFLLLIRVRGMI
- a CDS encoding tripartite tricarboxylate transporter permease; this translates as MQLVSVLKPDVLFPLLLSMFFGVFVGAVPGLTATMAVALIIPLTYYMKPIAGLAMVLGVSFTAIFAGDIPATFLRIPGTPASGAAVLDGFELNKKGKASLALTLDLFCSALGGLIGVLILITVSPPLAKFALKFTHFEYFWLGIFGLSMAAVLSKGNMIKGLMSATLGLLISTIGIDVTTGYPRFTFGVTDLMDGVSFIPAMIGLFGLSEVFKKVTERSQLQLSAVRETTKTDLREAFRYIWKYKFTLIRGALIGTFIGALPGAGADVAAWVSYGVEKNISKDEELGTGSVRGVIAPTSANNAAIGGTWIPALVFGLPGDSITAIVLGAMLMYGLRPGPMIFTQSRDLVTQLFTVAILVQILLIPVGWLGIKAFSLFVRLKAGLVMTAVTIFCIVGSYALRNSVFDVYVMFVFGLIGYVFEKLRVPLAPMILGLILGRTIEDNLRVGLIKTKGNFLPFLTRPISLVLFVLILSVLLVPPLLNTVRKRKV
- the fliQ gene encoding flagellar biosynthesis protein FliQ: MTIDVFVDVVKEGIELILILITPPLLVSLIAGLIIGVLQAATQIHEQTLTFAPKIILTFLTIMLLGSWMLQKLVEYTQEVMERFMGMI